A part of Gramella sp. MAR_2010_147 genomic DNA contains:
- a CDS encoding ABC transporter ATP-binding protein codes for MIIAKNIHKYYGDLHVLKAVDLHIKKSEIVSIVGASGAGKTTLLQIMGTLDKPSKKKNSELRINGTNIYGLKSRELSKFRNKHIGFIFQFHQLLPEFTALENICIPAFIHKTPRKEAEKRAMELLSFLGLENRASHKPGELSGGEQQRIAVARSLVNNPAVIFADEPSGNLDSESAENLHKLFFQLRDEFEQTFVIVTHNEELANMADRKLTMVDGEII; via the coding sequence ATGATCATTGCCAAAAACATTCATAAATATTACGGAGACCTACATGTTCTAAAAGCTGTAGATCTTCATATAAAAAAAAGTGAGATCGTATCTATAGTAGGTGCTTCTGGAGCAGGAAAAACAACCCTGTTACAAATAATGGGTACTTTAGATAAGCCTTCTAAAAAGAAAAATTCTGAGCTCAGGATTAATGGCACCAATATCTACGGGTTAAAATCCCGGGAGCTGTCCAAATTCAGAAATAAACATATTGGTTTTATCTTTCAGTTTCACCAGTTATTACCAGAGTTTACAGCACTGGAGAATATTTGTATCCCGGCATTTATACATAAGACCCCTCGAAAGGAAGCTGAAAAAAGAGCCATGGAGCTTTTAAGTTTTCTAGGGCTTGAGAACAGAGCTTCCCATAAACCCGGAGAACTTAGTGGTGGAGAGCAACAAAGAATAGCTGTTGCCAGAAGTTTGGTCAATAATCCGGCTGTGATCTTTGCCGATGAACCCTCAGGAAATCTAGATAGTGAATCTGCTGAAAATCTTCATAAGTTATTTTTCCAGCTTAGAGACGAATTTGAGCAGACTTTTGTTATCGTTACGCATAATGAAGAACTTGCTAATATGGCCGACAGGAAACTCACTATGGTAGACGGCGAGATAATATAA
- a CDS encoding GAF domain-containing sensor histidine kinase gives MQHKLVPFNEKLRRAALKEYNILNSGPDEDYDNLTFLAAAICEVPVAKISIVDKDRIWNKSVYGAEIKEIDRKNSFCEKAIHADKPILLLNRSQDPEIFSKAKGIYDREFSFYAGVPLHNPQGHTIAVFCIFDTEEKTLSEEQERALYALAQQTLKLFESRKQRNKLYQVQTKLKEKYRELEKFASLVSHDLKSPLANIISLSELLKEENKGKFDEDTEQYLEFLVESSYSLRNYIDGILSFYRSDHVMEKDYTNVDLKKLLKGITDLYQVADNIVITYPDDVMLHNVNKAALTQVFLNLLSNALKYNDKDIRKVHIEFSKNEEYYFFEVKDNGKGIPEEKFNDIFDLFTTLETVDREGNLGSGIGLATVKKLIESMGGSISLESEPEKGSNFKFRIKRF, from the coding sequence ATGCAACACAAACTAGTTCCTTTTAATGAGAAGCTTAGAAGGGCTGCATTAAAGGAGTATAATATTTTAAATTCAGGGCCAGACGAAGATTATGATAATCTTACGTTTCTTGCTGCCGCTATCTGTGAGGTGCCGGTGGCAAAAATAAGTATTGTAGATAAAGACAGGATTTGGAATAAGTCCGTTTATGGCGCCGAAATAAAAGAAATAGACAGGAAAAATTCATTTTGTGAAAAGGCCATCCATGCAGATAAACCTATTCTTCTCTTAAACAGATCTCAGGATCCTGAGATTTTTTCAAAAGCAAAAGGTATCTATGACCGTGAATTCTCTTTTTACGCTGGGGTACCACTGCATAACCCCCAGGGACATACGATAGCGGTGTTCTGTATTTTTGATACAGAAGAAAAAACATTATCTGAAGAGCAAGAACGAGCTTTATATGCTTTAGCACAGCAAACCCTGAAATTATTTGAATCCAGAAAACAGAGAAATAAGCTTTATCAGGTTCAGACAAAATTGAAGGAAAAATACAGAGAACTTGAAAAATTTGCCAGTCTTGTTTCCCATGATCTAAAATCACCTTTAGCAAATATTATTTCGTTAAGCGAACTTTTAAAAGAGGAGAATAAAGGCAAATTTGATGAAGACACAGAACAGTATTTAGAATTTCTGGTAGAGTCCTCCTACTCTCTTCGCAATTATATAGATGGAATCTTAAGCTTTTATCGCAGTGATCATGTGATGGAAAAAGATTATACCAATGTAGATCTTAAAAAGCTTTTAAAAGGAATTACAGATCTCTACCAGGTGGCTGATAATATTGTGATCACCTATCCAGATGATGTGATGCTTCACAATGTTAATAAAGCTGCATTAACGCAAGTCTTTTTAAATCTTTTAAGTAATGCTTTAAAATATAATGATAAGGACATAAGAAAAGTACATATTGAATTTTCTAAGAATGAAGAATATTACTTTTTTGAAGTTAAAGATAATGGCAAAGGTATTCCAGAAGAGAAGTTCAATGATATATTCGACTTATTTACCACTTTAGAAACCGTAGATCGAGAAGGAAATCTTGGTAGTGGAATTGGTCTTGCGACGGTAAAAAAGTTAATTGAATCTATGGGCGGAAGTATTTCCTTAGAATCTGAGCCTGAAAAGGGAAGTAATTTTAAATTCCGCATTAAAAGGTTTTAA
- a CDS encoding GAF domain-containing sensor histidine kinase: MISPAIPINEAQRLESLRELEIIDSLPEDAYDSITQLASYICKTPIAVINIIDSDHNWFKSKFGTELGGSSREDSFCGHTILEPETFLEIPNASKDERFKDNPFVTSEARINYYAGISLLDHKGFPMGTLCVYDSKEHHLDKNQKIALKALGKQVEMLFESRRKNKALENLKLELDENNRILKEFASTVSHDLKMPLANMILTADMLKVKYANQLDSQGLEYINYLKDSGLTLSDYINGLLDHYSSNKAHSGVHEEFFLNDLLEDIIDLLQIAENCEINLPDNNLKIFGNSAALGQVFMNLISNSLKYNSNEKIIIEIDCTENREFFNFSISDNGIGIPLDKQNQIFDLFTTIAAKDRKGKKGHGIGLSTVKKLIESLGGNIHLTSDVDRGTLFEFSIKRQETVD, translated from the coding sequence ATGATTAGTCCTGCAATACCAATTAACGAAGCACAAAGACTTGAGTCTCTAAGGGAGCTGGAGATTATTGACAGTTTGCCAGAAGATGCCTATGACAGTATTACTCAATTAGCGAGTTATATTTGTAAAACGCCCATTGCTGTTATAAATATTATAGATTCAGATCATAACTGGTTCAAATCTAAATTTGGAACTGAGCTTGGTGGTTCATCCAGAGAAGATTCTTTCTGTGGCCATACCATCCTGGAACCTGAAACATTTTTAGAAATCCCCAACGCTTCTAAGGATGAGCGATTTAAGGACAATCCATTTGTAACCAGTGAAGCACGCATAAACTATTATGCCGGAATTTCACTATTGGACCATAAAGGTTTTCCTATGGGAACCCTTTGCGTATACGATTCTAAAGAACACCATTTAGACAAAAATCAAAAGATAGCCTTAAAGGCATTAGGCAAGCAGGTTGAAATGCTTTTTGAATCTCGTAGAAAAAATAAGGCTCTTGAAAACTTAAAATTAGAACTAGACGAGAACAACAGAATCCTTAAAGAATTTGCAAGTACCGTTTCTCATGATTTAAAAATGCCATTGGCCAATATGATACTAACAGCAGATATGCTAAAGGTAAAATATGCCAATCAATTAGACAGCCAGGGACTTGAGTACATCAATTATCTCAAAGATTCAGGGCTTACACTTAGTGATTATATAAATGGATTATTAGATCACTACTCCAGTAATAAAGCGCATTCTGGTGTCCATGAAGAATTTTTTCTTAACGATCTTCTTGAGGATATCATAGACTTATTGCAGATCGCAGAAAATTGCGAAATAAACCTTCCAGATAACAACTTAAAAATCTTTGGGAACAGCGCAGCTCTAGGTCAGGTTTTTATGAATCTCATAAGCAATAGCTTAAAGTATAATAGTAACGAGAAGATAATCATTGAAATAGATTGTACAGAGAATCGTGAGTTCTTTAATTTTAGCATTAGCGATAATGGAATTGGAATTCCTCTGGATAAGCAAAATCAAATATTTGATCTTTTTACAACCATAGCTGCAAAAGACCGAAAGGGAAAGAAAGGTCATGGAATTGGTCTTTCTACGGTTAAAAAATTGATTGAAAGCCTTGGTGGAAACATTCACCTAACCTCTGATGTAGATAGAGGAACACTTTTTGAATTCAGCATAAAACGTCAGGAAACAGTAGATTAG
- a CDS encoding TIGR02757 family protein encodes MNTSELKSFLDFKVEQYNTPKFIESDPVQIPHLFQKKEDIEISGFLTATIAWGNRKSILKNSKKLMQLMDMSPYEFIINHEEKDLKNLDGFVHRTFNSEDLKYFIKALNNIYSKHGGIESVFKANASENTLQPAIHQFKNTFFELPHQRRTEKHVSDPVKKSAAKRINMFLRWMVRNDEKGVDFGLWRSLSSAQLSCPLDVHSGNVARKLGLVQRKMNDSKALAELDNSLRQLDPADPVKYDFALFGLGVFEKGQF; translated from the coding sequence TTGAATACATCTGAACTGAAATCTTTTCTCGATTTTAAAGTGGAACAATACAACACCCCAAAATTTATTGAATCTGATCCTGTTCAAATCCCACATTTATTTCAAAAAAAAGAAGATATTGAAATCTCGGGTTTTCTTACTGCTACTATTGCATGGGGCAATAGAAAGAGTATTTTGAAAAATTCAAAAAAACTCATGCAGCTCATGGATATGAGTCCTTATGAGTTTATTATAAATCATGAGGAAAAAGATCTCAAGAATCTTGACGGCTTTGTACATAGAACCTTTAATTCTGAAGATCTAAAATATTTTATCAAGGCTCTAAACAATATCTATTCAAAACATGGAGGAATAGAGAGTGTTTTTAAAGCAAATGCATCAGAAAACACACTACAGCCAGCCATTCATCAATTCAAGAATACCTTTTTTGAGTTACCCCATCAAAGAAGAACAGAGAAACATGTAAGTGATCCAGTAAAGAAATCTGCAGCAAAACGCATTAATATGTTTTTACGCTGGATGGTTAGGAATGACGAAAAAGGAGTAGACTTTGGATTATGGAGAAGTTTGTCTTCAGCCCAACTTTCCTGTCCTTTGGATGTTCATTCAGGAAATGTGGCAAGGAAATTGGGATTAGTGCAGCGAAAAATGAATGATTCAAAAGCTTTAGCCGAATTAGACAATAGTTTAAGACAATTAGATCCTGCTGATCCGGTTAAATATGATTTTGCATTATTCGGGCTGGGTGTCTTTGAAAAAGGACAATTTTAA